A portion of the Tenacibaculum todarodis genome contains these proteins:
- a CDS encoding cupin domain-containing protein, producing the protein MSVINLQEKFKLFSDHWSPKKVGELNGQQILLAKLKGEFVFHKHDNEDELFMVVKGSLDIELRDKTVTLNKGEFYIVPKGVEHKPIAKKEVHIMLFEPLSIKHTGDIIADITVETYESI; encoded by the coding sequence ATGAGTGTAATTAATCTTCAAGAAAAATTTAAACTTTTTTCAGACCATTGGTCGCCCAAAAAAGTAGGTGAATTAAACGGACAACAAATATTACTAGCAAAACTAAAAGGCGAATTCGTTTTTCATAAACACGATAATGAAGACGAGCTTTTTATGGTAGTAAAAGGTTCTTTAGATATTGAATTACGTGATAAAACAGTAACTTTAAACAAAGGTGAATTCTATATTGTTCCAAAAGGAGTAGAACACAAACCTATTGCAAAAAAAGAAGTACACATAATGCTGTTTGAACCACTTTCTATAAAACATACTGGAGATATAATTGCTGACATTACCGTGGAAACCTATGAATCAATTTAG
- a CDS encoding MarR family winged helix-turn-helix transcriptional regulator, with product MKKENKITQIDKNTNVTNKIVVGLQRISEAFKVLLWEKAKEFGLSPIQIQILIFIQNHKATYCNVSYLAKEFNVTKPTISDAIKALEKKEMIVKDYSSSDSRSYTIFLSELGKNTVLKNDDYGNPIYSEIEKIPQKEQEKLFSTLSSLIYQLNQKNILTVQRTCFACKFYSKNNKKHHCNLLEKELLNSEIRLDCDEFENAS from the coding sequence ATGAAGAAGGAAAACAAAATAACTCAAATAGATAAAAATACTAATGTAACCAACAAGATTGTTGTTGGTTTACAACGTATTTCTGAAGCTTTTAAGGTATTACTTTGGGAAAAAGCAAAAGAGTTTGGGTTGAGTCCAATACAGATCCAAATTCTTATTTTTATTCAAAATCACAAAGCAACCTATTGTAATGTAAGTTATTTAGCTAAAGAATTTAATGTAACCAAACCAACAATTAGCGATGCAATTAAAGCCTTAGAAAAAAAGGAAATGATTGTAAAAGATTACTCTTCTTCTGATAGCCGTAGCTACACTATTTTCTTATCTGAATTAGGAAAAAATACGGTGTTAAAAAATGACGATTATGGAAACCCTATTTATTCAGAGATAGAAAAAATACCACAAAAAGAACAAGAAAAATTATTTTCTACATTGAGTTCTCTGATTTATCAGTTAAACCAAAAAAACATTTTAACAGTTCAAAGAACTTGCTTTGCTTGTAAGTTTTATTCAAAAAACAATAAGAAACATCATTGTAATTTACTTGAAAAAGAATTATTAAATTCTGAAATTAGATTGGACTGTGATGAGTTTGAAAACGCTTCTTAA
- a CDS encoding DUF2024 family protein, with amino-acid sequence MKVSVYDTYVKKDCGALMHFDILVETNTSVNDVYKYGKEYLTLKKVQQTNLSTKKCRFCHIEEAPKKVIDSINKEGFYIIEMENCN; translated from the coding sequence ATGAAAGTTTCTGTTTACGATACGTATGTTAAAAAAGATTGTGGGGCGCTAATGCATTTTGATATTTTGGTTGAAACAAACACTTCGGTTAATGATGTTTACAAATATGGAAAAGAGTATTTAACACTAAAAAAAGTACAACAAACTAATCTTAGTACAAAAAAATGTAGGTTTTGTCATATTGAAGAAGCCCCCAAGAAAGTAATCGATTCTATTAATAAAGAAGGATTTTACATTATTGAAATGGAAAATTGCAATTAA
- a CDS encoding thioredoxin family protein: protein MKKSIFYHAGCPVCISAEHDIVTLVGESNVEIVNLGEDRSKLDTAENAGVKSVPALVTPNGNVLHINFGASMADVRG, encoded by the coding sequence ATGAAAAAATCAATTTTTTATCACGCAGGATGCCCTGTTTGTATTAGTGCAGAACACGACATTGTTACACTTGTTGGAGAATCTAACGTAGAAATAGTTAATCTTGGAGAAGACCGAAGTAAATTAGATACCGCAGAAAATGCAGGTGTTAAATCTGTGCCTGCATTGGTAACGCCAAACGGAAATGTATTGCATATTAATTTTGGTGCATCTATGGCAGATGTAAGAGGTTAA
- the aspS gene encoding aspartate--tRNA ligase, translating to MYRSHSCGELRASHINNEVTLSGWVQKSRDKGFMIWVDLRDRYGITQLIFDEERTPKEMMEKAKSLGREFVVQVTGTVIERESKNAKIATGDVEVLVSKLEILNQAKLPPFTIEDETDGGEDIRMKYRYLDIRRNPVKDSLIFRSKVSMEVRKYLTDKGFIDVETPYLIKSTPEGARDFVVPSRMNSGQFYALPQSPQTFKQLLMVGGMDKYFQIVKCFRDEDLRADRQPEFTQIDCEMAFVEQEDILEIFEGLTRHLLKEVNNVEVDKFPRMLYDDAMRLYGNDKPDIRFGMEFGELNAATQHKDFGVFNSAELVVGIAVPGGNAYTRKEIDNIIKWVKRPQVGALGMIYARVNEDGTFKSSVDKFYDQEDLAKWAEITGAKPGDLVCVLSGDTNKVRAQMSALRMELAERLGLRDPKVFAPLWVIDFPLLELDEETGHYHAMHHPFTSPKPGQLELLDTNPGDVKANAYDLVLNGNEIGGGSIRIHDKETQAIMFKHLGFTEQEAKEQFGFLMDAFEYGAPPHGGLAFGLDRLVAILGGQETIRDFIAFPKNNSGRDVMIDAPAVLDNTQLKELSLQLAIEE from the coding sequence ATGTATAGAAGTCATTCTTGTGGCGAATTAAGAGCGTCACACATAAATAACGAAGTTACTTTATCAGGTTGGGTACAAAAAAGCCGCGATAAGGGTTTTATGATTTGGGTAGATTTACGTGATAGATACGGAATTACACAATTAATTTTTGATGAAGAACGCACTCCAAAAGAAATGATGGAAAAGGCGAAATCTTTAGGAAGAGAATTTGTTGTTCAAGTAACCGGAACTGTTATTGAGCGTGAATCTAAAAACGCAAAAATAGCTACTGGAGATGTTGAGGTATTGGTTTCTAAATTAGAGATTTTAAACCAAGCAAAATTACCGCCGTTTACTATTGAAGATGAAACGGATGGAGGTGAAGATATTAGAATGAAATACAGGTATTTAGATATTAGAAGAAATCCTGTTAAAGACAGTTTAATCTTCCGTTCTAAGGTTTCTATGGAAGTTAGAAAATACTTGACAGATAAAGGTTTTATTGATGTTGAAACACCATATTTAATTAAATCTACGCCAGAAGGAGCACGTGATTTTGTGGTGCCTTCACGTATGAATTCGGGTCAGTTTTACGCATTACCACAATCGCCACAAACCTTTAAACAACTGTTAATGGTTGGTGGAATGGATAAATATTTTCAGATTGTAAAATGTTTTAGAGATGAAGACTTAAGAGCTGACAGACAACCAGAATTTACACAAATTGACTGTGAGATGGCGTTTGTTGAGCAAGAAGATATTTTAGAAATTTTTGAAGGGTTAACACGTCACTTATTAAAGGAAGTGAATAATGTTGAGGTGGATAAATTCCCAAGAATGTTATATGATGATGCTATGCGTTTGTATGGAAATGATAAACCAGATATTCGTTTTGGAATGGAGTTTGGCGAGTTAAACGCAGCTACACAACATAAAGATTTTGGAGTTTTTAATTCGGCTGAGTTGGTTGTTGGTATTGCTGTTCCTGGCGGAAATGCATACACAAGAAAAGAAATAGACAATATTATTAAGTGGGTAAAACGACCTCAAGTTGGTGCTTTAGGAATGATTTACGCACGTGTTAACGAAGACGGAACATTCAAATCTTCTGTAGATAAATTCTACGATCAAGAAGATTTAGCAAAATGGGCAGAAATTACAGGTGCAAAACCTGGAGATTTAGTGTGTGTTTTATCTGGAGATACAAATAAAGTAAGAGCGCAAATGTCTGCTTTAAGAATGGAATTGGCAGAACGTTTAGGTTTGAGAGATCCTAAAGTATTTGCTCCGCTTTGGGTAATAGATTTTCCATTGTTAGAATTAGACGAAGAAACTGGACATTATCATGCAATGCACCATCCATTTACATCACCAAAACCAGGACAATTAGAATTATTAGACACTAATCCTGGAGATGTAAAAGCAAACGCGTACGATTTAGTTTTAAACGGAAACGAAATTGGTGGAGGTTCTATAAGAATTCACGATAAAGAAACACAAGCCATAATGTTTAAACATTTAGGTTTTACAGAACAAGAAGCAAAAGAACAATTTGGTTTCTTAATGGATGCTTTTGAATACGGAGCGCCACCACACGGAGGTTTAGCTTTTGGATTGGATAGATTAGTTGCTATTTTAGGTGGTCAAGAAACTATTAGAGACTTTATTGCTTTTCCTAAAAATAACTCAGGTAGAGATGTTATGATTGATGCGCCAGCAGTTTTAGATAATACACAATTAAAAGAATTGAGCCTTCAGTTAGCTATTGAAGAATAA
- a CDS encoding DUF6503 family protein — protein MKKLITVLFLAFAFQGVSQELTGEQLVEKAIEYHDPNGNWNTFNGELFVSMKTPKSGERKSQIKINLPQEYFYVKASRGENTTEYTVEKENCTIGFNGETPSEEIKKENKLSCERANMYKNYYTYLYGLPMKLKDNGTIIHPKTERKTFKGKEYLVLKVSYEKEVGKDTWYFYFNPKNYGMEIYQFFKDESKNDGEYILLTEEETINDIKFPKNRAWYYNKDDGYLGTDFLSKK, from the coding sequence ATGAAAAAATTAATCACAGTTTTATTTTTAGCATTCGCTTTTCAAGGAGTTTCACAAGAACTTACAGGAGAACAATTAGTAGAAAAAGCAATTGAATACCACGATCCAAATGGAAATTGGAACACTTTTAATGGCGAACTTTTTGTTTCTATGAAAACACCAAAAAGCGGTGAGAGAAAAAGTCAAATTAAAATTAATCTTCCGCAGGAATACTTTTATGTAAAAGCATCAAGAGGAGAAAATACTACAGAATATACGGTTGAAAAAGAAAACTGTACTATTGGTTTTAATGGAGAAACTCCTTCTGAAGAAATTAAAAAGGAAAACAAATTAAGTTGCGAACGCGCAAATATGTATAAAAATTATTACACGTATTTGTATGGTTTACCAATGAAGTTAAAAGACAACGGAACTATAATTCACCCAAAAACGGAACGTAAAACCTTTAAAGGAAAGGAATACTTGGTTTTAAAAGTATCCTATGAAAAAGAAGTTGGTAAAGATACTTGGTACTTTTATTTTAATCCGAAGAACTACGGAATGGAAATCTATCAGTTTTTTAAAGATGAATCTAAAAACGATGGAGAATATATTTTATTAACCGAAGAAGAAACGATTAACGATATAAAGTTTCCGAAGAATAGAGCTTGGTATTATAACAAAGATGATGGTTATTTAGGAACCGATTTTTTGAGTAAGAAATAA
- a CDS encoding YfcC family protein: MLKKLSLPTPHTILLIITAAVTLLTWLVPAGKYDTLKYNSDTKQFVKTHLEVTENLPGTQETLESLNIKIPLEKFVSGGIYKPISIPGTYNQLEANSQGFIDLIKAPIKGIIASSDIILFVLILGGMIAIMNFSGAFDAGIASLASSLKGREYWLIIVVTTLVALGGTTFGLAEETIAFYPILIPVFLAAKYDAIVALACIYIGSSIGTMCSTVNPFSVIIASDSAGINWTTGFTGRLLMLIGGVVICLIYIIRYANKVQKDASKSIIFDQKEMIENLFGSSTDSNQKLNGRLRLILVIFALCFVVMIYGVSSLGWWFEEMTAVFLVGSIIIGILAKIKETAFVNTFIKGATDLLSVAFIIGIARGVSVIMENGLISDTLLYNASTITEGMSKGIFANAMLFIYSGLSFFIPSSSGMAVLTMPIMSPLADTVGVGREVIVNAYQYGMGLFAFINPTGLILASLAIVKIGYDKWLKFVLPLVLILTIFTMIVLTIQVYL, encoded by the coding sequence ATGCTTAAAAAATTATCACTTCCAACGCCACATACTATTCTACTAATAATTACTGCTGCTGTTACGTTGTTAACGTGGCTTGTACCTGCAGGTAAGTATGATACTTTAAAATATAATTCAGATACAAAGCAATTTGTAAAAACACATTTAGAAGTAACAGAAAACTTACCTGGAACGCAAGAAACATTAGAGAGTTTGAATATTAAAATTCCGTTAGAAAAATTTGTTTCAGGCGGAATATACAAACCCATTAGTATTCCTGGAACCTACAACCAATTAGAAGCTAATTCGCAAGGTTTTATCGATTTAATAAAAGCACCAATTAAAGGAATTATAGCTTCGTCTGATATTATTCTATTTGTTTTAATTTTAGGTGGAATGATAGCAATTATGAACTTTTCAGGAGCTTTTGATGCCGGAATTGCAAGTTTAGCTTCCTCTTTAAAAGGACGAGAATATTGGTTGATTATTGTGGTTACAACATTGGTTGCTCTAGGTGGAACAACTTTTGGTTTGGCGGAAGAAACCATTGCTTTCTACCCTATTTTAATTCCCGTTTTTCTCGCCGCAAAATACGACGCTATTGTAGCGTTAGCTTGTATTTACATTGGTTCTAGTATTGGCACAATGTGTTCAACTGTAAATCCGTTTAGTGTAATTATTGCTTCTGATTCCGCAGGAATAAATTGGACAACAGGCTTTACAGGAAGATTATTAATGTTAATTGGTGGTGTTGTAATCTGCTTAATTTACATTATTCGATATGCTAATAAGGTTCAAAAAGACGCATCGAAATCTATCATTTTTGATCAAAAAGAAATGATTGAGAATTTATTTGGAAGCTCTACAGACTCTAATCAAAAATTGAATGGTCGTTTACGTTTAATCTTAGTAATTTTTGCGCTTTGCTTTGTAGTAATGATTTATGGCGTTTCTAGCTTAGGTTGGTGGTTTGAAGAAATGACTGCTGTCTTTTTAGTTGGGTCAATTATAATAGGAATTTTAGCTAAAATTAAAGAAACTGCATTTGTAAATACATTTATAAAAGGAGCTACAGATTTATTAAGTGTCGCCTTTATTATTGGTATTGCAAGAGGTGTTTCCGTAATTATGGAAAACGGATTAATTAGCGATACACTTTTATACAACGCAAGTACAATTACCGAAGGTATGTCTAAAGGAATTTTTGCAAACGCCATGCTATTTATCTATTCTGGTTTGTCATTTTTTATTCCAAGTTCTTCTGGAATGGCAGTTTTAACAATGCCAATTATGTCTCCATTAGCAGATACTGTTGGCGTTGGTAGAGAAGTTATTGTAAACGCGTATCAATACGGAATGGGTTTATTTGCATTTATCAATCCAACCGGATTAATATTAGCCTCTTTAGCAATTGTAAAAATTGGTTACGACAAATGGTTGAAATTTGTATTGCCTTTAGTATTAATACTTACCATTTTTACAATGATAGTTTTAACGATTCAAGTATATTTATAA
- a CDS encoding chloride channel protein, with amino-acid sequence MLSIKSIFRKILIWRYKHISEHQFMYVLSILVGFLAGLGTLVLKNLTFFFQDVLEGNLIKEYHYSLYFIFPIIGLFLVFYIKKYVIKKEIGHGISTTLHSISKRSGIIEKYKIYASLITAPITVGFGGSAGLQGPAVSTGAALGSTVAQLFHMNTKTRMLLIGCATAGAMSSMFKAPVAAIIFAVEIFSLDLAFASLVPLLLASVSAVVTSYFFLGKDVLLGVDLQEGFAIQDILFYVLLGVGTGIASVYFSRIYFKITHFFERFKNPFHRLVFGGIVIGLLLFLIPPLYGEGYGLINNLLEGNAVAALEDIPYDIDFSNVWMVIIFLLIVTLFKAIAMTTTFAAGGVGGIFIPTLVMGSALGNVFAKIINQFGFNVSETNFTLIGMTGLMAGVLHAPLTAIFLIAEITGGYDLFVPLMLVAAISFALTKYFVSNSIYTVELAKKGELITHNKDKNVLMMMRLETLIETNFKAVHPEMKLGEMLKKAVANSTRNIFPVIDKDQQFLGIVLLDDIRPVMFEQEMYNSLTVETLMKSAPAIINYNDSPEKVMRKFKQSDAWNLPVLKGNKYVGFISKSKLLTAYRNKLIEVTS; translated from the coding sequence ATGTTATCAATTAAAAGCATATTTAGAAAAATTCTTATTTGGAGATATAAACATATTTCTGAACATCAATTTATGTATGTTTTAAGTATTTTGGTTGGTTTTTTAGCTGGTTTAGGAACCTTAGTTTTAAAGAACTTAACCTTCTTTTTTCAAGATGTTTTAGAAGGAAATTTAATTAAAGAATACCATTACTCTTTGTACTTTATATTTCCAATTATTGGATTATTTCTAGTGTTTTACATCAAAAAATACGTTATAAAAAAAGAAATTGGTCATGGTATTTCTACAACCTTACATTCCATTTCTAAACGCAGCGGAATTATAGAAAAGTATAAAATTTATGCATCTTTAATTACTGCGCCAATTACGGTAGGTTTTGGAGGTTCGGCCGGTTTACAAGGTCCAGCAGTTAGTACAGGAGCTGCTTTAGGTTCTACAGTAGCGCAACTGTTTCACATGAATACCAAAACTAGAATGTTATTAATTGGTTGTGCAACTGCAGGAGCAATGTCTTCCATGTTTAAAGCGCCCGTTGCTGCCATTATTTTTGCAGTAGAAATCTTTAGTTTAGATTTGGCTTTTGCAAGTTTGGTTCCATTACTATTAGCATCGGTTTCCGCAGTAGTAACTTCGTATTTTTTCTTAGGAAAGGATGTTTTATTAGGTGTAGATTTACAAGAAGGCTTTGCCATACAAGATATATTGTTTTATGTTTTATTAGGTGTAGGAACAGGTATTGCATCTGTTTATTTTTCTAGAATATATTTTAAAATCACACACTTTTTTGAACGCTTTAAAAACCCATTTCACAGATTAGTTTTTGGTGGAATTGTAATTGGGTTGTTGTTATTTTTAATTCCACCTTTATACGGTGAAGGTTACGGATTAATAAATAATTTACTAGAAGGTAATGCCGTTGCTGCCTTAGAAGATATTCCGTACGACATAGATTTCTCTAACGTTTGGATGGTTATTATTTTCCTGTTAATAGTTACATTGTTTAAAGCAATTGCAATGACAACAACGTTTGCAGCTGGTGGAGTTGGAGGTATTTTCATTCCAACTTTGGTAATGGGAAGTGCACTTGGAAACGTATTTGCAAAAATTATCAATCAATTTGGCTTTAATGTTTCTGAAACCAATTTTACCTTAATTGGTATGACAGGATTAATGGCAGGAGTTTTACACGCGCCTTTAACCGCCATTTTTTTAATAGCAGAAATTACGGGCGGTTACGATTTATTTGTACCATTAATGTTAGTAGCTGCAATATCTTTTGCACTTACTAAGTACTTTGTTTCTAACTCAATTTACACCGTAGAATTAGCTAAGAAAGGAGAACTTATTACACATAATAAAGATAAAAACGTATTAATGATGATGCGTTTAGAAACCTTAATAGAAACTAATTTTAAAGCAGTGCATCCAGAAATGAAACTTGGAGAAATGCTTAAAAAAGCGGTTGCAAATTCCACTAGAAATATTTTTCCAGTTATAGATAAAGACCAACAATTTTTAGGAATTGTCTTGTTAGATGATATTAGACCTGTAATGTTTGAGCAAGAAATGTACAACAGTTTAACTGTAGAAACCTTAATGAAAAGTGCGCCAGCAATCATTAACTATAACGATTCTCCAGAAAAAGTAATGCGAAAATTTAAGCAAAGCGATGCCTGGAATTTACCTGTCTTAAAAGGGAATAAGTATGTTGGCTTTATATCAAAATCGAAGCTATTAACAGCCTATAGAAATAAATTGATAGAAGTAACAAGTTAG
- the glpQ gene encoding glycerophosphodiester phosphodiesterase, with protein sequence MKIKLLLALLLICSCKQPKEKKDMTPKTVIAHRGASGYLPEHTLASKAMAFAMNPDYLEQDLVLSKDNIPIVIHDIYLDDVTDVALKFPNKKRKDNRFYVIDFTFEELKTLQVSERFNPKTGEQVYKNRFPKRKGNFKLHSLQEEIELIQGLNFSTEKNIGIYPEIKNPAFHLSEGKDISKIVLNILSDYGYKNKKDTCILQCFDAKELEKIRKKYKSELFLVQLIEFPEETKQLNHFATYANGIGPWYKQILDKKVDDKWTFTSLVSDAHKLDLVVHPYTFRADALDEFSSFDEMVQTILFEANADGGFTDFPDKMVSFLNKR encoded by the coding sequence ATGAAAATAAAATTACTTTTAGCATTATTGTTAATTTGTTCTTGTAAACAACCTAAAGAGAAAAAGGATATGACACCAAAAACTGTAATTGCACATCGTGGTGCATCAGGTTATTTACCTGAACATACGCTAGCTTCTAAAGCAATGGCTTTTGCTATGAATCCTGACTATCTTGAGCAAGATTTGGTGTTAAGTAAAGATAATATTCCAATCGTTATTCATGATATTTATTTAGATGATGTAACTGATGTTGCTTTAAAATTTCCCAATAAAAAAAGAAAAGACAATCGGTTTTATGTTATTGATTTTACATTTGAAGAACTAAAAACACTACAAGTTAGTGAGCGTTTTAATCCAAAAACTGGCGAACAAGTTTATAAAAATCGTTTTCCGAAAAGGAAAGGAAATTTTAAATTACATTCTTTACAAGAAGAAATTGAATTGATACAGGGTTTAAATTTTTCTACTGAAAAAAATATTGGAATATATCCTGAAATTAAAAACCCTGCTTTTCATCTTTCTGAAGGGAAAGATATTTCTAAAATAGTTTTAAATATACTTTCTGATTATGGCTACAAAAACAAAAAAGATACCTGTATTTTACAATGTTTTGACGCCAAAGAATTAGAAAAAATAAGAAAAAAGTATAAGTCTGAATTATTCTTAGTACAACTTATAGAGTTTCCTGAAGAAACAAAACAATTGAACCATTTTGCAACCTACGCAAATGGAATTGGGCCTTGGTACAAACAAATTTTAGATAAAAAAGTTGATGATAAATGGACGTTTACTTCTTTGGTTTCTGATGCTCATAAATTAGATTTAGTTGTACATCCATATACGTTTAGAGCAGATGCTTTAGACGAGTTTTCTTCTTTTGATGAAATGGTGCAAACAATTCTTTTTGAAGCGAATGCTGATGGCGGGTTTACAGATTTTCCTGATAAAATGGTTTCTTTTTTAAATAAGAGATAG